The following coding sequences are from one Tachysurus vachellii isolate PV-2020 chromosome 7, HZAU_Pvac_v1, whole genome shotgun sequence window:
- the gpha2 gene encoding glycoprotein hormone alpha-2 → MAQRVTSEVLVHMLSIVLLGLLTPISWSTDGLGPGCHLYPINLTVRSDRSGTCRGARVVYACVGYCDSSAFPSRYSVLLASNFTHNITSVSRCCTIEKAIKVQVHVECPEGHHHDNIEILTAKACRCHMCHKARY, encoded by the exons ATGGCTCAGCGTGTGACCTCTGAGGTTCTTGTGCACATGCTGTCTATAGTGCTGCTGGGTTTGTTGACTCCAATTAGCTGGAGCACTGATGGTCTGGGCCCAGGCTGCCACCTCTACc CCATTAATTTGACTGTCAGAAGTGACAGGAGCGGGACATGTCGAGGAGCCCGTGTGGTGTACGCCTGTGTGGGTTACTGTGACTCTAGTGCATTTCCCTCCCGCTACTCTGTCCTGCTGGCATCTAATTTCACTCATAACATCACCTCTGTTTCACGTTGCTGCACCATCGAGAAAGCCATCAAG GTCCAAGTTCATGTGGAATGCCCTGAAGGCCATCACCATGACAACATTGAGATCCTAACCGCGAAGGCCTGTCGTTGTCATATGTGCCACAAGGCTCGTTACTAA